The Mobula birostris isolate sMobBir1 chromosome 6, sMobBir1.hap1, whole genome shotgun sequence genome has a window encoding:
- the LOC140199292 gene encoding C-X-C chemokine receptor type 2-like, translating into MAVLNYDLDDVDFGDMFDNYTYPEYVLTDQNSSPCHPVNFGNWVNLTLAVVYSLVCFLAVMGNLVVMIVILHNRRSTSSTDVYLLHLATADLLFAISLPFWAVDAMSGWVFDDAMCKVVSMLQEVNFYSGILFLACISVDRYLAIVHSAQSHRQKRPVLIKLVCAVVWVLAVLLSLPILYKGKFVYDGRVLCYELLEGESITTWKNTTRFLRHVIGFLIPLGVMVFCYSVTIRRLCQTKGFQKQKAMKVIIAVVLAFLICWLPHNITVFVDTLMRSKLIAETCDRRNHIDRALSVTRILGFLHCCINPILYGFIGLKFRRNLLNLLADKGLISQHAKAHYKRSVSTSSESGLVSSTI; encoded by the coding sequence atGGCTGTCCTGAACTATGATCTCGATGATGTAGACTTTGGGGATATGTTTGACAATTACACATATCCAGAATATGTACTCACTGATCAGAACTCCAGTCCTTGCCACCCTGTAAATTTTGGAAACTGGGTCAATCTCACATTGGCCGTTGTCTACAGCCTGGTGTGTTTCCTCGCCGTGATGGGGAACCTGGTGGTGATGATCGTCATTCTACACAATCGGCGCTCAACATCATCGACAGACGTCTACCTGCTCCACCTTGCCACGGCTGACCTGCtctttgccatttctctgcccttcTGGGCAGTGGATGCCATGTCTGGGTGGGTGTTTGACGATGCCATGTGTAAGGTTGTCAGCATGCTCCAGGAGGTGAACTTTTACAGTGGCATCCTGTTTCTGGCCTGCATCAGTGTTGACCGTTACCTCGCCATCGTCCACTCTGCCCAGTCCCACAGGCAGAAGCGGCCGGTCCTGATCAAACTGGTCTGTGCTGTTGTGTGGGTGCTGGCTGTTCTCTTGTCTTTACCCATCCTCTACAAGGGCAAGTTCGTCTACGATGGAAGAGTCCTGTGTTATGAGTTACTCGAGGGTGAATCCATCACAACCTGGaaaaacaccaccaggttcttacGTCATGTCATTGGGTTCCTCATTCCACTGGGtgtcatggtcttctgctacagTGTCACCATCCGCAGACTGTGTCAGACAAAGGGTTTCCAGAAGCAGAAAGCCATGAAGGTCATTATCGCCGTGGTGCTTGCATTTCTCATTTGTTGGCTGCCCCACAATATCACCGTGTTTGTCGACACTCTGATGAGAAGCAAGCTCATCGCCGAGACTTGTGACAGGCGCAATCACATCGACCGGGCTCTGTCCGTGACTCGGATTCTGGGATTTCTGCATTGCTGCATTAATCCAATCTTATACGGCTTCATTGGGCTCAAATTCCGGAGGAACTTACTCAACCTCTTGGCAGATAAAGGACTTATTAGTCAACATGCAAAAGCACATTATAAGCGATCGGTGTCCACTTCCTCGGAATCCGGACTCGTTTCTTCTACAATATAG